ttttgttttgtgttgggGGGAGGTTTTTCACCCTATGTTACTTGGTCTCTTGAAAAATGATGCCTCATTCGTATCAGATCCTCCAGAAATGCACTACTTAAAGGATTTAATATACACTTGACAACATTTTGAAAAGTCCGAGCAAGATAGGTTTAACCTATAGGTCATACTCCTTCCAATACAAATACTATGAAATATGTGTCCCCTTTACATGACTAGACAACACAAGAAGGGTCCTTTTCCTTAGCATTTTGAGCTCTCTCTTTCACCAAAGTCACTTCCTCATACTTTCTTTAATTTGACCACATCCTTTCATCTTTCCTAGTTTATCTTTCTATGGCTGAAGAGCCATCTTCTCAATTATGGATCAAACTAGTGGATAAGTATATAATGCTAACTAAGACTCCTCAATAGTAAAAGAACAATCTTCATTCCATTCATCATGAATTGACAAATTTTACGCTGACAATTCCTTTTCCCTGACTATAGATTGACAAATAGGacaaatacacaaaaaatcaagaaaatttaaGATCAGTCAtttgatattttcatttatacAAGTCAGAACTTTTACAAAAACCTACTAAAAAACATAGTCCATAGCATATAGGCATTAATATCAAAGTGATATTATATAAAGCTAAGTAAGACTTTCAAATACAATATTATgattaccattttgcccctcTCTCCCCCACCCCCATCCCTTTTCTTGACTATTGAAAATTGTTCAAGTCTAGCTAGATGTCTACATCTCCTAGCTTTTTGAATTGCCAAAGTTCATCCATGTTCCACAATGATCCTTCATCATTGAACCAATTAGCTTCTGCCACCTCACATTCTGAAATTGACatttcttgatatgttaaatGCTCTGGCTGCTGAATGAAACTTCCCACATGATAACATTCATCATCTTGAAgaattgaattcaaattttcattcaaCACATTCATTGAATCTAATGAATTTTCTAGTGAACCCCATGTTGTGTTGTGGTTGTTATTAGTATCATGGGATTTGTTGTGTTTTGTACAaggttcttgattattgttgattaagggtaaattaggaagttttttttcaattgatgatGAAGAACATTGTTCCATTTTTTCAAGTAATCTTGGTACCCATAGATTCTTGATTGCTTCAACAAACTTCTTGCTATTTGAATCAACTTTAAGTTGTCTGGCTTGTTTTTGCACCCTCGTTCTCCAGTAATTCTTGATTTCGTTGTCTGTTCTTCCTGGTAAATGCTGAGCAATCTTTGACCACCTGTAACACAtagacaaattcaaaatttaaattaacataatcttgagttgtttgaaataaaaaggtaaaagacaaTTTGATGCACAAAATATCTCACATTGTAGCCTCAAAGAGTATAACATAAATAACCTAGTGACACAAGTATCGATAGCGATTAGACTCGAACTCGTGAACTATAGATCAGGTTAAAAGTAAATTTACCTATTTCCCCATTTGGAGTGAAGTTCAAGAATTAAGAGTTGTTCTTGTGGAGTGAGATTTCCACGTTTAATATCTGGTTTTAAATAATTCAGCCACCTTAGTCTACAACTTTTTCCTGTTCTTTTCAATCctgcaaaataataatatttattaaataaataaatagataaataaaaagaatagaaTTTTCCTTTCTTATAccaatataatacaattttgATAGATGTCTTTCACATCTAGCTAAATgacaattcaaaaaaataaaaaacataatacAACATTAGAAAaagtgtatatttttttaataaaattatttcttacttaaattcaagaattatataaaatttaaaaaatttaaaaattaccaGCACATTTTGCTAAGGCATTCCAACGACCTTCATCATGAGTAGAAATATAATGAATAAGAAGATTATCTTCTTCAAGAGTCCATGGACCTCTTCTTAGCTCAAATAATTCATctttatttgataaattattattattattattattattactcatcattagaaagaagagagagaagaaaagaaaaaaaaagattttttttttggaaataagtTGATGAAGAATGAAAGAGAATTTAAAGCAAAGTGAAGTATTATATAGATGATGACAATAAAGGGATTTTTTATACGTCTCtataggagaaaaaaaataatatgaatttattttttttccacatGAAAATAGTACTTACAAACTTTATGGAACATAAAAACTCaaatggaatttttttaaatttttttttgtgagtttTAAGAGTATGAAAATATATTGTGCCATTTAGTAAACAagagaataataataatgatcTTTGTATGAGCATCTAAGTGTGCTCTAAATACATGTGGATGGACCCCTTTTCTTTTACTTGTGAATGAATATTGACCATATAAATTTCAACACTCTTTGGTCCCTCCACCCCCTtccccaaaaagaaaaaactaaattatgatatgatttagagttatagaaatattatgatatatttaaaattataagtttcgattatttctttttatataaaatgattttatttaattaatttaataccttcatataaaatgagaaacTGAGATTCTTATTATTtacatcaattatatataatataggaAGTTCTTGAACAAGAAAAGTGATAAGATCTTTTTTGTGTGGGTGGGTAGGGGGTTGGGTCTATTCTATTATACAGTGCTCTAGCTAGGTTGTTTCTTATAATATTGTGTCAAAAGTATATAATCTAGATGATGCATTTTAAGATATATAGAAGTAAATAAGTCTTGATACAATGTAAAGAACATCacattgaattgaattgaataaatTCATTACTCCTCCCATTCATTTTTACTGGTTCAATTTAAACTTTAcatattttatagaaaaataattacttatataaatattttatcataaaattcatattacttgatatttaatttaggtcatgataaattatttgctgaataattaatattaaaaataaacattatttttttcttatatttttcatgCAAAGAAAAGCCTTGAGGAAAAAAGGGGAGTCAAGAAAAGTATGATCTTGAAAATGAACTTTGCTTTATTGCTGCCTCCTCGGAAATTGATTCCTattcaatttattatatt
The DNA window shown above is from Solanum stenotomum isolate F172 chromosome 6, ASM1918654v1, whole genome shotgun sequence and carries:
- the LOC125867481 gene encoding transcription factor MYB62-like, with the translated sequence MMSNNNNNNNNLSNKDELFELRRGPWTLEEDNLLIHYISTHDEGRWNALAKCAGLKRTGKSCRLRWLNYLKPDIKRGNLTPQEQLLILELHSKWGNRWSKIAQHLPGRTDNEIKNYWRTRVQKQARQLKVDSNSKKFVEAIKNLWVPRLLEKMEQCSSSSIEKKLPNLPLINNNQEPCTKHNKSHDTNNNHNTTWGSLENSLDSMNVLNENLNSILQDDECYHVGSFIQQPEHLTYQEMSISECEVAEANWFNDEGSLWNMDELWQFKKLGDVDI